The Lujinxingia vulgaris DNA window CGATGAGCTCGACGATGAGGCTTCCGTAGTCGCCCTCGGGGGTGCGCTCCGGGGCGTAACCGCGCACGTAGCGCAGCCCGGGGCCTTCGAGCCACTCGAGCACCGCCGGTTTGAGCACCGGGCCATCTTCGGAGCGCAGGCCGCGGCCGTGGATCACGCGCACATAGCGCGGATCGTCGCTCTTCCACCACTGGTGCAGGTAGAGCTCCAGCTGGCGAAGGGCGTCTTCCAGGGTGTCGCCGCGCAGGTTGATTTGCCCTGTGCGCTGGCCGATGGCGACCTGCTGGTAGCGTTTGATCAGCGCGCGCTGGCTGCGCGTCAAAGGCGGAATGTGGCTCAAACCCTCATCGTCGCGGGGGAGCGAGGGGGTGATGAGCCCGTTATTATGTTCGGGCTCCTCGTCGGGATCGTTGGCCCGGCGCAGCTCGCGGTTTTTGCCGTGCTGCGGACGCACGCGCTCATCGCGCTCCAGCGGTTTGGCGCCGGCGACCGCGCGCATAAAGAGGGCGGCGTCGCGAGCCTCAAAGACATGCTGGCGAGCCTCTTCTTCGGCTTGAGGATCAGGATCTTCGTTTTGCGGCGCTCGCTCTGAGCGCGACGGGGCGGAGCTGGCGAGGGGGTCGGGAGGAAGTTCGGCAGACGCCTGCCCCTGATACTTCCCCTGGAAGATGCGCGAG harbors:
- a CDS encoding Smr/MutS family protein — translated: MSNKKRGKSGLGPLADQLKKLDLDLKPGRSSGASKDRTPKPSEKSASKAPEAPPEPEQEPLSDEELFEMAVEKLDPSRIFQGKYQGQASAELPPDPLASSAPSRSERAPQNEDPDPQAEEEARQHVFEARDAALFMRAVAGAKPLERDERVRPQHGKNRELRRANDPDEEPEHNNGLITPSLPRDDEGLSHIPPLTRSQRALIKRYQQVAIGQRTGQINLRGDTLEDALRQLELYLHQWWKSDDPRYVRVIHGRGLRSEDGPVLKPAVLEWLEGPGLRYVRGYAPERTPEGDYGSLIVELIEAPEKRKKRSSRGGKRSKKRR